The sequence below is a genomic window from Lysobacter stagni.
GAACCTCGCGCTGGAGGCTTACGCACAGCAGGACTACGCGAGCGCACTGTCTTACTTCCTGGAGGCTGCACGCTACGCGGACAAGGCATCGCAGGCGTTCATCGCCGGCATGTACTGGGAGGGCCTTGGGGTGCCATCCGACCCGGCGATGGCCTACGCATGGATCGATCTGGCCAGCGAGCGGCGCACGCCCGAGCTGCTCGCGTATCGCGAGCACTACTGGTCGCAACTCGATGCGTCGCAACGCGAACGGGCATCGGCGATCGGTCTCGACCTGTACGCGAAATACGGCGACGACGTCGCGCAGGAACGACTGGAACGCGTGATGTTGAAGGGACAAAGCCGTGCCGCCGCGACGCGCTCGCCGTATCTGTACGTCAACGGACACGTGGAGTGGTATCAGCCGAAGTTCTGGCGCCCCACGCAGTACTGGGCGTTCCAGGAAACGTTGATACGCGACGCCATGCCGCCCGTCGATGCGCAGGGCAAGGTCCGCGTGCGTCCGCTGGAACCCATCCGCGATCGGCCTGCCGACGACCGGCCCTGAGGCTCACTCCTTGTCGAGCGTGACCCGCACTCCGGCGACGGTCTGCTGCGTGATCGCCAGTTCGAAGTCCGCGCTGTTGCCGCGCTTCTTCACCAGCACGTCCTCGCCATCGTCGACCTCGACCTTGTAGCGGTCGCCGAACTTGGCCCGCAGGCTGTCGCGGATCAGTCGCGCGATGTGGTTCTCGCCGGCGTCCTTCGGTACCTGCACGGTGACATCCACCGGCGGCGCATTCGTCGGCGCCAGGCGGATCACCAGGACACCGTCGCTATCGGCGTCGCTGCTGACCTGGATGCGCCACTTGTTGGAGGGAGCGGCCATCGCGACACCCGCGAGCAGGGCGAGAACCAGTGCGACGACCGGGGCTTTCCGCATTGCCGAACGTTGGAGCGATCGCATGACGCACCTCCTGCAGGGATGAGGGTCCTTGGCGACGCGAGTCTAGGCATGCGCGCGTCATGCCGGCGTCGCTGCAGGATCACGCTGGAACCGGCCGCGAACGGCCTGCGCTCACCCCTGCGAACGTGGGGTCGGTGTCTTTGCCTCGGCCGCCAGGTCGGCGATCCGCCACAGGTACAGGCTGGCGTAGGTCCGGTACGGGCCCCAGCGTTCGCCGGTGGCCAGCAGCTCCTTCGGTGTCGGCATCGTTTCCAGCTCGTCCACCCGCTGCGCGCCCTTGCGGATGCCCAGGTCGTCCACCGGCAGCACGTCCGGCCGGCCCAGGCGGAACATCAGCATCATCTCCACCGTCCACCGGCCGATCCCGCGCACGGGCACCAGCGCCGCGATGATGGCGTCGTTGTCCATGGTGCTCATGCGGCGCAGGTCCGGGATCTCGCCACGCGCCTCGCGCGCCGCCAGGTCGCGCAGGGCCAGGGCCTTGTTGCCCGACACACCGCACGCGCGAAGGCCCGCATCGTCGATGCGCGCGAGCGTGTCGCAGTGGAAGCGCGCACTGTCGATGGCCGTTTCCACCCGGCCCACGATCGTCGCAGCGGCCTTGCCGCTGAGCTGCTGGTAGAGGATGGCGCGCGCAAGTGCGTCGACCGGATCGAACGATTTGCGCCAACGCGCATCGGCCTCGATCGGCCCCAGTTTCTTCATCCACCGCGCCAGCTTCCGGTCGCGCTTGAGCAGATGCGCATGCGCCGCTTCGGTGTCGAATCCCCGCGAATGGCGCGGCATGGTCAGTGCCTCAGGGCGTCGATGGCGATCAACAACCAGGACACGATCATCGCCATTCCGCCGATGGGCGCCAGCGTGGTCCGCGTTCCAGCGAACACCGCCAAGGCGAGACTGCCGGAAAACAGCAGCGTCCCCAGCAGCAGCGTGGACAGTGCGAACGTGCGCAGCGCGCGCGGACGACGGGCCGCCAGCGTCGCGAGCGCGATGCCGTGACCGAACGCGAACAGCGCTGCGTTGTGCATGCGGGAGGCGTCGACGCCCTGAGCCGCGTGCGCCGCATAGGCCGCCATCGCGACCGATGCCGCGGCGAGCAGCGCACCGGCAGCCGCAAGCAGGCGCGTGGCGAGTGGAGCGGAATGCAGGCTCGGGTAATGGGTCATGCACGTGCCCGGCTTGGCGAACAGTCGCCACGATAACAGCCCGCACGCAACCCCAAAAGAAAACGCGCCGCGGAATCCGCGGCGCGTTGTTCCCGAAACGGTGCTGGCGGGATTACTTGACCGACCAGAACACGTCGAAGTCGCCTTCCTCGGTGAAGCCGCCGGCAATGCCCGACTTCCAGGCTTCGTACGGACGGTCGACCGTCTCGTAGCCGTGGGTCAGCGACCAGCCGCGCAGTGCATCGCGCACCTTCGGCAGGTTGGCCATGTGGCCCTTGAAGCCCGGCACCATCGCAACGCGACCGGCCTCGTTGAACACGGCGGTGACCGGACCTTCGAGCTTGATGTCGAGCTTGGTGGCCGGACCCGTCGCGCCGATCTTGCGAACCGGCTGGGCGACGTCGAAGGAGTACATATCCGAACCGAACTCGTTCGTGATGATGCGCACCGGACCATCGGCTTCCAGGCCGTTGGCGGCCATCACCTTCTTGATCCATTCGATGTTGCTGTTCATCTGGCCCATGACCTTCTCGTTCGTGCGCTCGACGGCAGCGGTCACGACAAGCAGGTTCTCGGCCGGACGGTCGACGATCTTCGGCGCGCGCGCCGGGTCGTCCTTGCTCAGCTCGGCGTAGTCGAAGTTCGGCACGGCGGCGAGCATGTTGGTCAGGCGACCCAGGCTCATCTTCATGTCCTCGCCGACGCTGCTGCTGACGTACAGGCCAGCGTAGCGACCGATCAGGTTCCAGCCGTAGTCGACGTCGTAGGTCTGGTTGATCTCGACGTTGCGGCCGCCGCGACCGGTCGGCTTGAAGGTGAACTCGGTGCGCTTGTTCTTGCCCGGCTCGATGTCGGTCAGCGCATAGGCGACGCGCTTGCCCGGCTCGCTGGCGGTGATCTCCCAGCTACCCTGGCGCAGGCCCTTTTCCTTGGAGTCGTAGTCCAGACGCGCACCCACGCCCGATTCCGGGCCCGACAGCGTCAGCTTCATCTGCGGGTCCTTCAGGACGAGGATGTTCCAGTCCTTGAAGCGGCGCATGCTATTGAGGGTGTCGTACACGATCGTCAACTTGCGGTTGGTCTCAACCGAGTGCTGCAAGTGACGGCTCGACGGCAGCGCGATGCCTACGACGAGGAACAGCGCGGCAACGATTGCCAAGGAAATCAAAATCTCAATCAGGCGGGTCATTCAGGTTTCTCCGAGGGCCGGACCCGGTTGGACCGGGGCACAGACCGGCAATCGTATCAAGGAAGCCGCGGACGGGGCAGCCGTCCGATGCAAGAAAATCGAGTTGCCGGGCACGGGCCGTGGGACCGCTGCCGCAAAGACAAGTTCGGCAAGCTGCACGGCCGGGGAGCGTCCCTTTACCCCCGGCTCAGCTGGCGCCGAAAGCCTACGCTGGGCCGGCAGCTCCCCCGGAAGCGACGCCCGCCGGGCCGGAGATCGTGTCGGTCGGATCACCTGCAGCCCAAAGGCCTTGAGTACCTGCGCGCGAACGCCCGGCGCGCTGCGCCGGGCCGGGCATCCTGCGGTCAGACCAGCTGCAGCTCGAAGGCCTTGAGCACCGCGCGGGTACGGTCGCGTACGCCGAGCTTGGACAGGGTGAGCGCGCATGTCTGCGAGCCATCGGCTCGCATGCGCGCGAACGCCCGGCGCGCTGCGCCGGACCGGGCATCCCTGCGGTCAGACCAGCTGCAGCTCGAAGGCCTTGAGCACCGCGCGGGTACGGTCGCGCACGCCGAGCTTGGACGGGGTGAGCGCGCATGTCTGCGAGCCATCGGCTCGCATGCGCGCGAACGCCCGGCGCGCTGCGCCGGGCCGGGCATCCTGCGGTCAGACCAGCTGCAGCTCGAAGGCCTTGAGCACCGCGCGGGTACGGTCGCGTACGCCGAGCTTGGACAGGATGTTCGAGACGTGGTTCTTGATCGTGCCCTCGGCCACGCCCAGCGAGTTGGCGATCTCCTTGTTGGAGAAACCACCCGCCATCAAGCGCAGGATTTCCGTCTCGCGCTCGGTCAGCGGATCCGGTCGGTCAAGGCTGACGAAGTCGTTGCGCATGTGCTCCAGCCCCGACAGCAGACGCTGGGTCACCGCCGGCTGCACCAGGGAGCCGCCGTCGGCGACGGCCTGGATCGCGCTGACCAGCTGCTCCAGCGAAACGTCCTTGAGCAGGTAGCCCTTGGCACCGGCCTTCAATCCGGCCAGCACCAGCTGGTCGTCGTCGAAGGTGGTCAGGATGATCGTCGGCGGCAGGTTGTTGGTGCGCGCCAGCGATTGCAGCGCTTCAAGTCCCGACATCACCGGCATGCGCATGTCCATCAGGACGACGTCCGGCTGGATCTGCGGAATCAATTCGACGGCTTGCCGACCATCGCCTGCCTCGCCCACCACTTCGATGCCCTCGGCCAGCGCCAGCAGCGAACGGACGCCCTGCCGGACCAGCGTCTGGTCGTCGACTATCAACACACGGATCATGCGATGGCTCCTTCGCAGGCAGCGGCCGCGGCCGCCGATGTCGGCAGCGTGAGGTGAAGGCAGAAGCCTGCCCCCGGCCGGGTTTCGATTTTAAGGTCGCCACCGTGCTGCTGGAGGCGTTCGCGCATTCCACGCAGGCCGTTGCCCGCGACGAGGTTGTCGGCACCGTGGCCGTCGTCGCGTGCGCTCATGACGATGCAGTCCGCATGGCGTCCGGCGTTGATCCACAGATTCCGCGCGCCCGCATGGCGCACGGCATTGGTGATGATTTCCTGGGTGCAGCGCAGCAGCACGTGCGCGCGCTCGGGGTCGTCCAGGGTCAGCGGGGCCTGGATGTCCATGTGGATGTCCAGCGCCGGCACGTTCTCGGCCAGCGGCAGCAGCGCGGCGGAGAGGTCGATCGCACCGCCCTCGCGCAGCTGGCTCACGGCCTCGCGCACGTCGGTCAGCAGCAGGCGCGCCAGCGTATGCGCCTGCTGGACGTGCTCCTTGACCCGTCCCTCGGACAGGTGCCCGGCCACTTCCAGGTTGAGGCTGAGCGCGGTGAGGTGGTGGCCCAGCAGGTCATGCAGCTCGCGTGAGATGCGGGTGCGCTCGTTGACGCGGACGCTCTCCCCCAGCAAGGCGCGAGTGGCGCGCAGCTCGGCATTGAGGCGCCGTTGCTCCTCGCGCGCCTCGGCCTGCTGGCGTGCGACCAGGGCCGTCACGAAGACCAGGCTGGAGAAACCCATGTAGCCCAGCGACTGCAGGATCGCCGACATCAGGGGGAAATCCAGTGCCTTCACGAACACCGGGATGATCGCGACATTGCCACCGATCAGCCACGCCAGCCCCCACCGGACCGGCATCAGCCAGGGCAGCAGGCCGGCCACGACCATCAGCAGGATGCTGCCCAGGCCGGTTCCGGAGAAATAACTCACGCCGATGGCGCAACCGGTCAGGACCAGCAGCAGGAAATGGTCCACCGGGCCCGGCCTGCGCTGTCCCAGCTGACGGGTGATCCACCAGTAAACGGCGCCGAAGGCCAGGTAGACCGCCAGCCAGCGCAGCACCTGCAGGGCCGCAGGGCCCTCGGTTTCAGGGGCCAGGATGGCCGGGTCGAGCCAGACGTTGAGCAGCCACAGCCCTACCGCGCCCCAGGTGAACAGGCCCGCGTAGCGCAGCAGTCGGGTGTGGTTGAGGCGGGCCAGCATGCCGGCATGCTAACGGTATCAAGGGTCTGTGGAGCCGTCCGAAAGTCATGCCTCATATCCGAAGCCCGGGTCGCCCGACCGTGACGGCCATGCGATAATCGCCCATCCGGACGTGCCATGCGTCCGGGCCGAGTAATAGCTGGAGTCTGGAATGTCGATCGTCGTCCGCGACGTGCGAGAGCACGAGCTGGATTCCGTCCTTGCCCTCAACAACGCCGCCGGTCCCGCCATCCTCCCGCTGGATGCGGCCAGACTGCGTCACTTCTTCGATACCGCCGAGTACTTCCGCGTCGCCGAGCGCGACGGTGCCCTCGCCGGCTTCCTGATCGGCATGGGCAGCCACGCGGACCATGACAGCAGCAACTTCCGCTGGTTCCACGAGCGCTACCCGAATTTCTTCTACATCGACCGCATCGTGGTGGCCAGTCGGCGCCGCGGCGGTGGTGTCGGCCGCGCGTTCTACGCCGATGCGCAGAGCTACGCCGAACTGCGCTACCCGCAAATGGCCTGCGAGGTGTTCCTCGAAGGCACCAACGATCCCGCCCTGCTCTTCCACGGCAGCTTCGGTTTCCATGAGGTCGGTCAGCACGTGATGGAAGAAGCCGGTGTGCGCGCCGCCATGCTGATGAAACCGCTGTGCAGCTTCGGCTGGGTACGCGAGACCTACGGCGACGCCCTGCCGCAGGTGCCGTGGATCACGCGTCCGCGCACCTCGTCCGGTCCCGCGCACGCCCGTCGGCCCACGGGAACCGCCCTGTGAGCGCGGCCGTGGATTTCGAGCCGGCTGGCGAACTCAAGATCGGCCAAGTCGGCATCGCGAACCTCCGCATCCGCACCCTCGATGTCTCCCGCCTCGTCGAAGAGATGCGCGGCCGCGTGCAGCGCGCGCCCAAGCTGTTCGCGCGCGCCGCGGTGGTGATCGATTTCGGCGGCCTCACCCGCACGCCGGACGAAGCCACCGCGCGGGCGCTGATCGCGGGCCTGCACGAAGCCGGCGTGCTGCCGGTCGCCCTGGCCTACGGCACCGCCGAGACCGAACGCCTGTCCGAAGCGCTGGGCCTGCCTCTGCTGGCTAAATTCCGCGCTTCCTACGAGCGCGACGAGTCCGGCACCGCACCGGAAGCGGCCGCACCCGCACCGCGCCGCGAGCCCGAACCCGTGCCGAAATCCGCTGCGAAGGGCGCGCCGCCTGCGGCCGCGACGCCGGCATCGAACAGCGCACCAGGCATGATCCAGTCCACGCCCGTGCGTTCGGGCCAGCAGATCTACGCTGAAAACCGCGACCTGACCGTTCTTACAACGGTGGGTGCCGGTGCGGAAGTCATCTCCGACGGCTCGGTGCATATTTACGGTCCGTTGCGTGGACGCGCCCTCGCCGGCGCACAAGGCAACGAACAGGCCCGCATCTTCTGCCGCGAGTTCCATGCCGAACTCGTCGCGATCGCGGGGCACTACAAAGTAATGGAAGAGATTCCCAAGGAACTGCGCGGCAAGGCCGTGCAGGTCTGGCTCGAAGACCAACAACTAAAGATCGCGGCTCTGGATTGAGACCGCATTACCGGAGGATTTGAACTTGGCCGAAATCATCGTAGTCACCTCAGGCAAGGGCGGCGTGGGTAAGACCACCACCAGCGCCAGCCTTGCCTGCGGCCTCGCGCGCCGCGGCCACAAGGTCGCCGTCATCGACTTCGACGTCGGCCTGCGTAACCTCGACCTGATCATGGGCTGCGAGCGCCGCGTGGTATACGACTTCGTCAACGTCGTCAACGGCGAAGCGAACCTGAAGCAGGCGCTGATCAAGGACAAGCGCTTCGAGAACCTGTACGTGCTCGCCGCCTCGCAGACGCGCGACAAGGACGCGCTGACCAAGGAAGGCGTGCAGACGGTGCTCGACGCCCTGGTCGCCGACGGCTTCGACTACATCGTGTGCGACTCGCCGGCGGGCATCGAGAAAGGCGCCTACCTGGCCATGTACTTCGCCGACCAGGCACTGGTCGTGGTGAACCCGGAAGTCTCCTCGGTACGCGACTCCGACCGCATCCTCGGCCTGCTCGCGTCCAAGACGCGCCGCGCCGAGAACGGCGAGCGCATCAAGGAACACCTGCTGCTCACCCGTTACAGCCCCAATCGCGTGGAAACCGGCGAAATGCTGTCGGTCGGCGACGTCGAGGAAATCCTCGGCCTCAAGACCATCGGCGTGATCCCCGAATCGCCGGACGTGCTCAACGCGTCCAACAAGGGCGAGCCGGTCATCCTGGAAACCGAATCCAACGCGGCCCAGGCCTACGACGACGCCGTCGCGCGACTGCTGGGCGACACCCGGCCGATGCGTTTCACCACTGCTGATAAGAAGGGCTTCTTCAGCAAGATCTTCGGAGGTTGAGGATGGGACTGTTCGATTTCCTGCTCGCCAAGAAGCAGACTGCCTCGATCGCCAAGGATCGCCTGCGCATCATCGTTGCGCACGAGCGCGCCGGCCGCGGCGGCAACAGCCCGGATTACCTGCCGATGCTGCAGCGCGAGCTGCTGGAGGTGATCCGCAAGTACATCAACGTCGACGCGGAAGCCGTGAAGGTGGACCTGATCGGCGAAGGCGACAGCAAGGTCCTGGACATCTCGGTCGCGCTGCCGGAAAACCCCGCGCAGGCGTGAACGCGCCCACGCCCCTCTCCCCGCGGGAGAGGGGTGGTCCCGGCGCGAGCGACGCATCGCCATCGTTGCAACGCCATCGCGCCGCACGCCATACGCTCGATCCGCAACACCATGCTTACTCTCGCCGACATCGACTTCGACGCCGTCGCCGCGCTTCTCGCCGGCTATGGCCTGCAACTGCATCGCATCGATGACGGCCAGCCGATTCCCGGCAGCTACTGGGGCGAATGCGAAGCGGGCCTGATCGGCCACAACGTCTACGCACGCGGCGATACGCCGGTGCATTCGCTGCTGCATGAAGCGGCGCACCTGATCGTGTTGCCGCCCGAGCGACGTGCGCAGGTCCACACCGACGCCACCGATTCGATCGAGGAAGAAGACGCCGTGTGCGTGCTGCAGGCGTTGCTGGGCGATGCCCTGCCCGGCGTCGGCCGCGACCGCGTGCTGGCCGACATGGACGGCTGGGGCTACACCTTCCGGCTGGGCTCGGCGCGCGCCTATTTCGAGCACGATTCCGACATCGCCTGGCAGTGGCTGCATGTGCGCGGTTTGGCGGATGCGCAGGCCCGGGCGCTGTCGTTGCCGGCCTGAACACGGCCTCCGCGCCGCTTCGTCCCCCGTTCGCGCACGGCACGCACGTTTCGCTGCGCCGCACCAACCGGCAGTTCCCTTGCACTGCCGCAGCGCGCCCTCTAGCCTTCCGGGGCCTGCCCGCCGCGCGCGCGCAGACCAACCCGGAGAGAACAGCATGAAACCCGTACGCGCCCTGCTCGCGCTTACCATCACCGCGGCCGTGATCGGCCTGGGCGGTTGCAAGAAGGAACCGACCCCGACCACGACCGGCGGAGCGCCGACCACCGCGCCGGCAGGCGAGACCGCCGACCAGTTCGTCGCGCGCGTCAACGACGAGTACCGGAAGATGTATCCGGAGATGACCGCCGCGCAGTGGCTGTCGTCCACCTACATCAACGACGACAGCGGCCTGCTCGCCGCCAAGGCGAACGAGCGCTACCTCGCGCAGCTCAAGAGCTGGATCGACCAGTCGTTGAAGTTCGAAGGCCAGCAGATGTCGCCGGAAACGGCGCGCGCGATCCAGCTGCTCAAGCTGGGCACCGCGATGCCGCCGCCGAAGGATCCCAAGCATCTGGAAGAGCTCACCCAGATCGCCGCGCGCATGGAACAGATGTACGGCGCCGGCACGTACTGCAGTGGCGAAGGCGACGCGAAGCAGTGCCGCCAGCTCGGCGACCTGGAAGACGTGCTGCGCAACAGCCGCGACTACGACGAACAACTGCAGGCGTGGCAGGGCTGGCACACGATCTCCAAGCCGATGCGCCAGGACTACACGCGCTTCGTCGAACTGGTGAACGAAGGCGCGCGCGACATGGGCTTCGCCGACACCGGCGAGCTGTGGCGCTCCGGCTACGACATGTCGCCGGCGGAAATCGCCGCCGAGAGCGACCGCCTGTGGGGTCAGGTCAAGCCGCTGTACGAACAGCTGCACTGCTACGCGCGCACGCGCCTGGAAGCGAAGTACGGCAACGACCGCGGCCATGTCGCGGGGAACATGCTGCCTGCCCACCTGATGGGCAACATGTGGCAGCAGGACTGGGGCAACCTGTGGGACATCCTGGCGCCGTATCCGAACGCCAGCGTTCCCGAGATCACCAGCGCGCTGGAGTCGCAGTACCGCGCCACGCATGAGGCGCAACTGGCCAAGAACCCGGGCAAGCGCGCACCCAGCGAGCTGGCGCAGATCGAGCAGGACGCGCGACTCGCCTCGGCCAAGCTGATGACCGAGCGCGCGCAGGACTTCTACACCTCGCTCGGCATGCCCAAGCTGCCGGAGAGCTACTGGAACCGCACGCAGTTCATCAAGCCTCGCGACCGCGACGTGGTCTGCCACGCCAGCGCGTGGGACATGAACATGGCCGGCGATGTGCGCACCAAGATGTGCATCAAGCCGAACGAGGAAGACTTCACCACGATCTACCACGAGCTGGGCCACGTCTATTACTACCTGGCCTACAACAAGCTCCCGCCGCTGTTCCAGCAGGGCGCGCACGACGGTTTCCACGAAGCCATCGGCGACACCATCGTGCTGGCGATGACCCCGAAGTACCTGCAGTCGATCGGCCTGGCCGGCGAGCAGCAGGTCAGCGACGAAGCCGTGATCAACGCGCAGATGCGCATGGCGCTGGCGAAGGTGTCGTTCCTTCCGTTCGGCCTGATGATCGACCGCTGGCGCTGGGGCGTGTTCGATGGCTCGATCAAGCCGGGCAACTATAACCAGGCATGGTGGGACCTGAAGGCCAAGTACCAGGGCGTCGCTCCGTCGACACCGCGCGGCGAGGAGTTCTTCGATCCGGGCGCCAAGTACCACGTGCCGGGCAACACGCCGTACCTGCGTTACTTCTTCTCGCACGTGCTGCAGTTCCAGTTCTACAAGTCGCTGTGCGATGCCGCCGGCCACAAGGGCCCGCTGTACGAGTGCAGCTTCTACGGCAACAAGGAAGCCGGTGCGCGCTTCCAGGCGATGCTCAGCAAGGGTGCCAGCCAGCCGTGGCAGAAGACGCTGAAGGAACTCACCGGCGGCGAGAAGATGGACGCCTCCGCGGTGCTGGAGTACTTCGATCCGCTGCAGAAGTGGCTGAAGCAGCAGAACGAAGGCAAGACCTGCGGTTGGGAATCGACCGCTGCAGCTCCGGCCGCTCCGGTGGCGCCGACTGCGCCGAAGCCCGACGTGCCCAAGCAGGGTTGATCCCTGCTTCCACGCAGACGAAACGGCCGGGCTACCCGGCCGTTTCTCTTTCCGGGAGGCCAATCGCGGCATCGCGCCGCGTTTTCCGCCAGTGTTCGCATCGCGCTGCGCGGCGCTGGGGCAGTATGGTGCGGTCAGCCATCGCCACACTTCCTGCATGAACACGCATCCGTTTCTGTCCATCGCCCTCGCCACCACTCTGCCGCTCGCGTCCAACGCGATCGCCGGCGAACACGTGGACCTGCTGGTTCGCGATGCCACCGTGGTTGACGTCGTCGCCGGTTCGCTGCAGCCGCATCGCAGCATCGCCGTGCGCGATGGCCGCATCGTCGCGGTGGTCGATGCGAAGCAGGCGCGCGCCTACGACGCGACGGACGTGCTCGACGCCAAGGGCAAGTTCGCCATTCCCGGCCTGTGGGACATGCACGTGCATTTCGGCGGCGGCGACGCGCTGATCGAGGAGAACCGCAATCTGCTGCCGCTGTACCTCGCCCACGGCATCACCGCCGTGCGCGACGCCGCGGGCGACCTGAGCCCCAGCGTGTTCGCGTGGCGCGACGCGGTCGCCAGGGGCGAACTGTCCGGCCCGCGCATCTT
It includes:
- a CDS encoding DNA-3-methyladenine glycosylase family protein — translated: MPRHSRGFDTEAAHAHLLKRDRKLARWMKKLGPIEADARWRKSFDPVDALARAILYQQLSGKAAATIVGRVETAIDSARFHCDTLARIDDAGLRACGVSGNKALALRDLAAREARGEIPDLRRMSTMDNDAIIAALVPVRGIGRWTVEMMLMFRLGRPDVLPVDDLGIRKGAQRVDELETMPTPKELLATGERWGPYRTYASLYLWRIADLAAEAKTPTPRSQG
- a CDS encoding DUF423 domain-containing protein: MTHYPSLHSAPLATRLLAAAGALLAAASVAMAAYAAHAAQGVDASRMHNAALFAFGHGIALATLAARRPRALRTFALSTLLLGTLLFSGSLALAVFAGTRTTLAPIGGMAMIVSWLLIAIDALRH
- a CDS encoding SRPBCC family protein, with protein sequence MTRLIEILISLAIVAALFLVVGIALPSSRHLQHSVETNRKLTIVYDTLNSMRRFKDWNILVLKDPQMKLTLSGPESGVGARLDYDSKEKGLRQGSWEITASEPGKRVAYALTDIEPGKNKRTEFTFKPTGRGGRNVEINQTYDVDYGWNLIGRYAGLYVSSSVGEDMKMSLGRLTNMLAAVPNFDYAELSKDDPARAPKIVDRPAENLLVVTAAVERTNEKVMGQMNSNIEWIKKVMAANGLEADGPVRIITNEFGSDMYSFDVAQPVRKIGATGPATKLDIKLEGPVTAVFNEAGRVAMVPGFKGHMANLPKVRDALRGWSLTHGYETVDRPYEAWKSGIAGGFTEEGDFDVFWSVK
- a CDS encoding response regulator; its protein translation is MIRVLIVDDQTLVRQGVRSLLALAEGIEVVGEAGDGRQAVELIPQIQPDVVLMDMRMPVMSGLEALQSLARTNNLPPTIILTTFDDDQLVLAGLKAGAKGYLLKDVSLEQLVSAIQAVADGGSLVQPAVTQRLLSGLEHMRNDFVSLDRPDPLTERETEILRLMAGGFSNKEIANSLGVAEGTIKNHVSNILSKLGVRDRTRAVLKAFELQLV
- a CDS encoding sensor histidine kinase; its protein translation is MLARLNHTRLLRYAGLFTWGAVGLWLLNVWLDPAILAPETEGPAALQVLRWLAVYLAFGAVYWWITRQLGQRRPGPVDHFLLLVLTGCAIGVSYFSGTGLGSILLMVVAGLLPWLMPVRWGLAWLIGGNVAIIPVFVKALDFPLMSAILQSLGYMGFSSLVFVTALVARQQAEAREEQRRLNAELRATRALLGESVRVNERTRISRELHDLLGHHLTALSLNLEVAGHLSEGRVKEHVQQAHTLARLLLTDVREAVSQLREGGAIDLSAALLPLAENVPALDIHMDIQAPLTLDDPERAHVLLRCTQEIITNAVRHAGARNLWINAGRHADCIVMSARDDGHGADNLVAGNGLRGMRERLQQHGGDLKIETRPGAGFCLHLTLPTSAAAAAACEGAIA
- a CDS encoding GNAT family N-acetyltransferase is translated as MSIVVRDVREHELDSVLALNNAAGPAILPLDAARLRHFFDTAEYFRVAERDGALAGFLIGMGSHADHDSSNFRWFHERYPNFFYIDRIVVASRRRGGGVGRAFYADAQSYAELRYPQMACEVFLEGTNDPALLFHGSFGFHEVGQHVMEEAGVRAAMLMKPLCSFGWVRETYGDALPQVPWITRPRTSSGPAHARRPTGTAL
- the minC gene encoding septum site-determining protein MinC, which gives rise to MSAAVDFEPAGELKIGQVGIANLRIRTLDVSRLVEEMRGRVQRAPKLFARAAVVIDFGGLTRTPDEATARALIAGLHEAGVLPVALAYGTAETERLSEALGLPLLAKFRASYERDESGTAPEAAAPAPRREPEPVPKSAAKGAPPAAATPASNSAPGMIQSTPVRSGQQIYAENRDLTVLTTVGAGAEVISDGSVHIYGPLRGRALAGAQGNEQARIFCREFHAELVAIAGHYKVMEEIPKELRGKAVQVWLEDQQLKIAALD
- the minD gene encoding septum site-determining protein MinD, whose protein sequence is MAEIIVVTSGKGGVGKTTTSASLACGLARRGHKVAVIDFDVGLRNLDLIMGCERRVVYDFVNVVNGEANLKQALIKDKRFENLYVLAASQTRDKDALTKEGVQTVLDALVADGFDYIVCDSPAGIEKGAYLAMYFADQALVVVNPEVSSVRDSDRILGLLASKTRRAENGERIKEHLLLTRYSPNRVETGEMLSVGDVEEILGLKTIGVIPESPDVLNASNKGEPVILETESNAAQAYDDAVARLLGDTRPMRFTTADKKGFFSKIFGG
- the minE gene encoding cell division topological specificity factor MinE, encoding MGLFDFLLAKKQTASIAKDRLRIIVAHERAGRGGNSPDYLPMLQRELLEVIRKYINVDAEAVKVDLIGEGDSKVLDISVALPENPAQA
- a CDS encoding M2 family metallopeptidase translates to MKPVRALLALTITAAVIGLGGCKKEPTPTTTGGAPTTAPAGETADQFVARVNDEYRKMYPEMTAAQWLSSTYINDDSGLLAAKANERYLAQLKSWIDQSLKFEGQQMSPETARAIQLLKLGTAMPPPKDPKHLEELTQIAARMEQMYGAGTYCSGEGDAKQCRQLGDLEDVLRNSRDYDEQLQAWQGWHTISKPMRQDYTRFVELVNEGARDMGFADTGELWRSGYDMSPAEIAAESDRLWGQVKPLYEQLHCYARTRLEAKYGNDRGHVAGNMLPAHLMGNMWQQDWGNLWDILAPYPNASVPEITSALESQYRATHEAQLAKNPGKRAPSELAQIEQDARLASAKLMTERAQDFYTSLGMPKLPESYWNRTQFIKPRDRDVVCHASAWDMNMAGDVRTKMCIKPNEEDFTTIYHELGHVYYYLAYNKLPPLFQQGAHDGFHEAIGDTIVLAMTPKYLQSIGLAGEQQVSDEAVINAQMRMALAKVSFLPFGLMIDRWRWGVFDGSIKPGNYNQAWWDLKAKYQGVAPSTPRGEEFFDPGAKYHVPGNTPYLRYFFSHVLQFQFYKSLCDAAGHKGPLYECSFYGNKEAGARFQAMLSKGASQPWQKTLKELTGGEKMDASAVLEYFDPLQKWLKQQNEGKTCGWESTAAAPAAPVAPTAPKPDVPKQG